The window CGACAGCGAGGTCGGGGTCGACACGCCGGCAGAGCGCGCGGAACGCGGGTCGTTCCAGCCGTCGTCGGGCGAGACGCCGCCCGACCATCGCCACGAGGTCCGGTGCGGTGCCGACGGCCGAATGGAGGCGTGCCTCGGCGGTACGCAGCGTCGTCCGCTCGCTCGCCGGGAGTTCGTCGGCCGGGTCGCCCAGGTGGTCCGCCAGCCCCGCCCCGTAGAGGACCGGGTCGAGATACCGGACACCGTCCGTCTGCGCCGGCGTCAGGTGCTCGCCCTCATGTGGGGCCTCGACGTAGGTCCACGAGCGCTCGCCACCGCTTTCGCTTCCGCCTCCATCGAACGCGTCCAGCAGCGGGTCGCAGTAGCAGTCGTGCCACACCCCCTCCCGTTCCGTCCGCCGTTCGTGACCCCACACGAGCAGGTCCGTGTCGGATGCCAGCCACGGGTTCCGTGACGGTCGGAGCCCCCGGAGGACCCGCCTGGCACGGCCGGCCGTGGTCAGTCCACCGGAGCCGTGCGCGGTGTCGGTCGCGCCGGTCAGTTCGAGGAGTCGCTGCTGGACATCGAACCGCACGTGGGTCCAGTAGTGACAGCCGTCGGCCGTCCGCGAGAGCAGGTCGAGGTCCGACTCGACGGCGAGCAGCGCGTCGGTGACGGCCGCGAGCGTCGGGCTGTCGGCGTCCGGTTCCACGCCGCCCCCACCGCTCGCACCGTCCCCGCTCATGGCCCCGCGACCGCCTGCTTCGCACGCCACGCGAACCGGTACGGGCGCCGGCCGAGCGCCGCGAGGCCGAGCATCGCGGCGTGTGTCGGTTCGGGGGCGAGCCGCACCGTCCGGGCGAACCGGCGGACGGCCTCGCGGCGGTCGCCCCGCTCGAGCGCGGCGAGCCCCCGTTGCTTCGCGAGCATCGCCTCGAACTCCCGGCGGGCCTCGGGATTCGCCTCGAGGTCGCCCAGGTACTTCTCCCGCAGTCGCTCGCGGATGGCGACCTCGTAGGAGGGGTCGCCGAAGGCGGCGTCGCCGGAGACGTTGTCGTCGGCGTAGCGGCGCTCGACGAGCGGCTCTGGGACGTACGCCCACCGCCAGCGCTTGCAGAGCCGGACCGTGAGGTCCCAGTCGACACCGCGCGGGAACGATTCGTTGTAGCCCCCCACCGCGTGCAGGCAGTCCCGGCGGACGAGATGGCCCGAGTGGGGCCGCACGTCGAACCGGACCAGCACGTCGGGCCACAGGTCGCCCGCCGCGCCGGTGTCCACGCGGCGAACGACCTCGCCGCCGGCATCACGGACCACGCCGCCGCAGTAGACGCCGCAGTAGTCCGCCGAGTCGCAGTCCGTGCGTTCGCGGAGGCGGGCGAGCGCATCGAGCTGTCGCTTCACCTTCCGGGACCGCCAGCGGTCGTCGTCGTCGAGCTGACAGACGTAGGCGCCGCGTGCTGCCTCGATGCCCCGATTGCGCGTGTGGCTGATGCCGCGGTTCCGGTCGTTGTGCAGCGCCCGGACGTTCGCGTGGGCGTCGGCGTACGCCTCGACGACGCGCCGGGTGTCGTCGGTGGAGCCGTCGTTCACCACGACCACCTCCAGGCGGTCGTGGGTCTGCTCGAGGGCGCTCTCGATGGCCCCGCCGACGCGGTCGGCCCGCTCGTAGGTCGGGACGACGACGGAGACGAGCGCGTCGCGCGGGCGCTCGGGTGGCGCCGCGACGGCCGTCCCGGCTGTCCCTGCCGCCTCGGGGTCGGGACCGGTCACTGCCGAGCGGTGTGGGTGGCGTGCCGTTAGCGTTGCGGTCGGGCGTCGGTCCCGTCGGGCGCGTTCGCGGTCGGGCGTCGGTCCCGCCGGATGCGGTTCCCGGTGATTCCGGCCTCCCGGCTTTATGCTCCCGCCGGGAGAACCCACGGCCATGACACTGTTCGACCTGACGGACGAGGTCGTCGTGGTGGTCGGGGGCGCCGGGCGTATCGGTCCCGCCGTCTGCGGGGCGCTGGCCGACCACGGCGCCGAGGTCGTGGTCGCCGACGTGGACCGCGACGCCGGCCGGCGCGTGGCCGACGACATCGACGGCACCTACCACCACGTGGACGTGACCGACGAGACCTCTATCCGCAAACTCTACGACGCAGTCATCGACGGCTTCGACCGCATCGACGCCGCCGTCCATGCCGCCTACCCGCGGGACGCGGCCTACGGCGACGCCTTCCTCGCCCGCGGCGAGAGCGACTGGCGCGAGCAGGTCGACGCCCAGCTCACCGCGACCGCGACCCTCTCCCGCGAGGCCATCCGCCGGATGCACCCCGACGGTGCCGGGACCGCGGGGCAGTCCGACCCGGACGACGCCGTCCGCGACGGCGGCGCAGTCGTCAACTTCGGCTCCACCTACGGGATGGTGGCGCCCGACTTCCGCGTCTACGAGGAGGCGAACATGCCGCCGAGCCCGGCGCACTACTCGGCCTCGAAGGGCGGTATCCTCAACCTCACGCGCTATCTCGCCTGCGAGTTCGCCCCCGAGGTCCGGGTCAACGCCGTCTCACCGGGCGGCGTCTTCGACGAACAGGACCCGGAGTTCGTGGCCGCGTACGAGGACCGCACGCCGATGGACCGGATGGCCGACCCCGATGACATCGCGGGGGCGGTGGTCTACCTCGTCTCCGATGCGGCCTCGTACGTCACGGGTGAGAACATCGCGGTCGATGGGGGGTGGACCGCACAATGACAGCCGACGAACCCGCACCGACGCCCGACGACGTCCCCGCCCTCGGCCTCGGCACCTGGAAGCTCACCGGCGACACCGCCACGGAGGTCGTCGCCGACGCCCTGGAGACGGGCTACCGCCACATCGACACCGCACAGCTCTACGACAACGAACTCGAGGTCGGGCGTGGCATCCGCCGGGTCGACCCCGACGAGGACGTGTTCCTCGCGACGAAGGTCGCCCCCGAGAACTGCGCGTACGAGGACTGC of the Haloglomus salinum genome contains:
- a CDS encoding SDR family oxidoreductase, coding for MTLFDLTDEVVVVVGGAGRIGPAVCGALADHGAEVVVADVDRDAGRRVADDIDGTYHHVDVTDETSIRKLYDAVIDGFDRIDAAVHAAYPRDAAYGDAFLARGESDWREQVDAQLTATATLSREAIRRMHPDGAGTAGQSDPDDAVRDGGAVVNFGSTYGMVAPDFRVYEEANMPPSPAHYSASKGGILNLTRYLACEFAPEVRVNAVSPGGVFDEQDPEFVAAYEDRTPMDRMADPDDIAGAVVYLVSDAASYVTGENIAVDGGWTAQ
- a CDS encoding glycosyltransferase family 2 protein translates to MTGPDPEAAGTAGTAVAAPPERPRDALVSVVVPTYERADRVGGAIESALEQTHDRLEVVVVNDGSTDDTRRVVEAYADAHANVRALHNDRNRGISHTRNRGIEAARGAYVCQLDDDDRWRSRKVKRQLDALARLRERTDCDSADYCGVYCGGVVRDAGGEVVRRVDTGAAGDLWPDVLVRFDVRPHSGHLVRRDCLHAVGGYNESFPRGVDWDLTVRLCKRWRWAYVPEPLVERRYADDNVSGDAAFGDPSYEVAIRERLREKYLGDLEANPEARREFEAMLAKQRGLAALERGDRREAVRRFARTVRLAPEPTHAAMLGLAALGRRPYRFAWRAKQAVAGP